Within the Periophthalmus magnuspinnatus isolate fPerMag1 chromosome 7, fPerMag1.2.pri, whole genome shotgun sequence genome, the region ttgcaccatggaccggaacaatgtaggttttattttcacggaccggccaTCTATGCGTGGCAGATAAatgtggcaaaaataagttaagtgcataaaaaatacaactcaccaaaccgctgcatcagtgtgagccctgcacttgttgcttccttccttctctaaatcttatcttttaatcccaggtgcttagtctccatgtgccaaagcagttttgaaggtttcattgcctcatttgcttttcccgcatattatgCAGAGTGGACTCTGCATGTGAGTCACCTgaagcgacaaacccatattttaagtaggactcctggtattgtctgttaaattgatctttctttttcttggagatcgtagtctcctcttctggctcctcagttggccttttcccctttgttaaaaaactctccaaagacttttgtttttggctcattttcactcgtttGTGACTATTTTTGTGCgtcatgtctgatgtgttatacgtgatacgtcattgcggagacaagagcagatctatcacagatataataaacttgccactacatcaaacAGAtgtctgtggcgatttcctatcaggattttcattatatatctactgCTAAACCTTTCCTGCTTCGGTCCCTTGACCGTGGTCGGGAGACACAGGGGAGATCCGTCTTCTCCAGGGCCGAAGGGTCACTCTTCCTCCAGGGTTTAACTCCCTGTTCTTAACCTCAAAGTTGTTTCAAGTGTGGTGCGAGCTCAAAGACCCCAGTCTGTTGCTCAAGAGTTGGTGGCTTTATtatctgtactgcactgtaatCACGCATCACTTCTGCTCTAACTTACACACTGTCTTTTTCCAAGTGCATCTGAAGACTCTCACACTCGCCGCTTCTCCGCGGGTTGAACCACACCATGCGCCACATGAACGGGCACGTCACCTCTCACTCACGCTCAGGCACCACACTAGCACATAGAAGCTAGACACACAACACTACGGACGAGTttattagcgcgtcatgagggacgggcgaacgttacgtcggagaagatgcggttGCTGATAAactatttattgtttttgtgcggcccggtagcaaatgcgtCATGGCCCGGTACCGGGCCCcagcccggtggttggggaccactggtctaGAGGTTAACTAGTAATCTAATGGGGAGTTTTAGGTGAAGAAAATCTGTCTTTTTCCTGGAAtctgatatttttttatttgtctaatgaTTGATAGAAGACAAGTTATGTAATGGGAAGGAAAATACTGcttgttttgttaaatcaagCGCATTGCAAAATTATCACATTGAAATTAGTGGTAGCCAATTTGTGTTTGAAATGCATAATTGTAATTAGAGGCACAAAATACCCCCAAAAATGTGTTACTATTTTCTTAAAACCAGATCTCTATTTTGATTTAATCACAATTCTTGTACATTACCAACTTTGTATGGCCCACTTGTTCACTGCCCACTTGTCATTCACTGAGTAGATGAAGAAGGCTGAACAATGAGAGGATTTGAGGGAAAATGTTTGAACACAGACTAACTTTAAACAGAAAAccttaaaatctcaaaattaaTTCAAAAATGATACCTCAAGCTGTATACACCTTCTGGATTCAGCTAGGCAGCATCACCCAAGTATACATTCTTAATCAACTATTATGCACAGTTTACCCTGAAACTTGTACAGCCACCTCTCTTCTCATCACGGAGCAGAGCATCTAACCATCTCATGTGAACCTCTCCAAGTGTGGCAACCCCAGTCTGTCTGAGCGAATATGATAGGCCTGCTCCTCGTCCTTGGCTGTCTCTGCTGTGCCGCTGGAATCTGACATCTAATCTATTGTTTGTCTTTGACTTTATGTTACATGGATTCTCCCTGACTGTTGCTATCACTATGTAGACAGGGATCTCATAAATAATGTCTCGCCTAGTACCAGCATCAGTAGCTTTCAAAATCAATTCCACATTTTGTTAAAAGATTATGTGGAACGATATTTCAGACAGAATGGTCGACCCCACCCACAGTATGAACATGAgtatttcactaaaaacacccACAATTAAATAACTGCGAGATCAGTCAGGATAATGCCATAAGACATAAAATAGTTTAGTACAAATGATACAACACTTTTCTGTTATCAAAAGTACATTGTGAGTTTGGACCCAGAGTTTGGAGTTTGGAGAATAGTTGCAGTTTGTTATGAAGAGTACCGATGACACAAACAGTTCTTGCATGTAAAGACTTACAAACTACAAATGTTGAAATGATAAATTCAGCTTATTCATAGCCATCTCATGACTAAGACCTAGAAGTCATATCCTGCATAAGCCATTCTAACAGTTTGCTTTGCCACTGTTTAGTGTTACTTTCACTATTTCTTtgccaagtttttttttcttggtgcACCTCATTTACACGTCCACTTTCTCTGGCTGGTGTTGGGCTGTTTAGTGCTGAAGGTGATGATAGGAAActaacaagtgtgtgtgtgttgcatgtGAGCAGAGTGCCTTGACAGAGGGACATGGACAGGTGAGCAGGCCCTTGTCCATAGCTCTGAAGAACGGttgcaagattaattgcaatcGATATCACAATTTCAAATTACTATCATTTCCTCCATAAACATGAACATATCTTGTCTTACTCTGGACAATACTGCCAActtttagatctgtacaaacatgttctgaaatgtgattcttgtcatTCTTTTAGTCTGTTCTTCTGGATGActttaaatgttgtttaaaCTTTAAGCAGActccttttattaaaaaaattgcaacgtttgtccaaaaaaaaaaaaaaaaaaaaaattaaagcgggactaaacacaaccatatttcaaataaaCTGCTAAACCAGGCAGTAcgtggactaaagaagagaagcgagggaggaggggggacagGGTCTGGacctctgattggtctgtttcaGCCTCCggccctgcagccaggtgtttataATCATacacacctggctgtaatcaggcaGCCCTGCATGAtatcacatagtacttgaaattgcagaggccactgaaggcaagACAAACTTTGAGTTGGACATCTTTCATCAGAAAGATGCAGATTTGCCTAATTTGCACAAAAATGACTacaaacagtagataatgctattaaaatacCAAGTACACAGTTaagcaaaaaagtggatttagtgtttaaaaaaaataaatctaaattgtGCATTGCTCGTTGTGCATTGCATGTTTTCTGAATGCCTTGGTGGAGGGACATGAACAGGTGACCAACTGGACCCTAATCCCTAGTCCTTGAGTGGTCTTGGGACATGTCTGTATACGCAGTGAACACAGGAGTACATGTGAGGGTGTGAGCCCTTCTTGAGCAGGGCCTCTGCTCTTTCTCACTCTGCAGGGAGGCTCTCACACAGATTTCACACTGTattaagttcatatttcagcatGGCCGCTCACAGCTGGACGCACTACCTGCACCTCTTTATTTTGAGCTGAGCCTGTGAAGCCAGTGTCATCTTAGCTAAGTGATAGAGTTTCAAAAGTCTGCATGAGGGCCCCCAAAGGAAAGAATGacctcagctttatttttgtcttgtacTGCCCTTCTTGTCCATTatgtattagtgttgtcacagtgctaaaatctcaaacttgatttcgatactaaggaatagactcaatactcaataccacaatgacaattaaaaaaaacaaaacatttatttagacaacagaatgtcattttcaacatttcatactagtactttcttttatattaccatgaggTCTGCGTAATCCCGTAGTTGTCATGGCAGGTTTCATATTGGTTCAAGGCTGTATActtgtctatgtgtcttatacttgttctgatacagctcaagatcattctaaagctattcaggaaaggttcatttctgtcctatgaatgtgacgtttcagtattgatacctgctcaaatgactgTCTAGTTTCAATGTTAGTTTTAGagctgattattatctgatacttttggcaaccctaATATGTATTGCTTGTGTCTCAAGCATCAAGTAAGATCCAATTAATATCACATTTGCAGACAATTTTCACTACTTACTACTATAAATTGTTTCTTAGaagttttaaataatcaaattgaattgaatatggCCTCTACCAGCATGTTTTGAAATGCGCTACATGTATTAGTTTTAGTCCTCTCTCTTGTTAATGTTCCTGAGTGTATTTAAAACTAGGAGTTCAcaaatccagctttttcagttccaatgcCAATTTTGTTACTGTAACATTCTGCCGATACCCGATGTCAACCAATACCGGTGCAGAGATGGAAAACCACGTTTATTTCcttcatacaaaaataaaataaaaacaaaaaacagatccaAATGTGCtttgtagctgttttttttttttttttttttttttttaatctctcaagtaactacagaactgcttagtgtaaataaaagttcaaacattatgaaactTTATGGGCTGACTATGACCAGTGaattgtcttattacatcaatatATGTGTCTAATCAGAATATCGTCTGAAACTATATTTGAAAGCCAGTATCTGATCCAGGAATTTTTCAGTAATGGCACAGATATTCAATACCAGTATGGTTTTGGTGCATCCCTATTTAAAAATAGCACTCAGAACAGAAATATTTTTTCAGCTGTTCGGTGAAGAAATTCTTATTTTTGGACATTTCCACTGTTTGATTTTTACTCATCTTGTAAAACAAAgtatatacaaaatacaattgGTATAAAATCAGCATGGTActgtagttttaatgttttaattttaatggcTTTTAATAACTAGAGCAATTTGACAAGTTGATTCCACAAAGTCATCATAGCCATTAATCATTCTTTTCAttaattctgtttttattctctTTTAATAATAAGACTGATCTCTCCCATTCATGCTGAAGTTGATGGGTGTGGGACTTAGGGTAGTAGGTTAAAGTACAATTGAATACAGTGAATGCAGTACAAATAATCCAAAAGAGAACAGGATACACTATTGACACACAGAATAAACTCCCTTTTGAAATattgattttcaaaaacaatgttattactGCTCAGCTTGGTGAATATAATAGTTTTGAATAGGAGGGATTCAGACAGTGACTATAGGGTTAAAGGCCAAGGACAAACGTCAGAATTAAACATTAACCCAATGCAATATATTGTGTAAACTTTTAAAGCTTCAGTGTTGTTACCTTAAAACTGTTGTTGCAGAATATTCTACAGTGATTTTGTGCTATGCCAAATGCTGTAGGAGTAGAAGTAGAGGAGTATATTTTCTGAGGCCTGACTGGGAGTGGAGGAATGCAGGACGACTGGTTGTGTTTGTTGAGACagacagcagaggagcagcagggTTGATAAGTTCGTGAAGGAGTGGCAGGAAGGCGCTCCAGTGAGAAGAATCAACATAGCAGAGTACCTCACGTGGCCCTCCATAACCTGTCCCTTCTGTGTCCTACATCTGATGTGGAGGATGTCTTTTAGCTGTCACCTGCTCATGCAAAtatcctgtgtgtgttttcagaatGTCCACAAGGCTTCTTCAAACCAACTGCATCTGGGGATAAGTGCCAGCCGTGTCCCGCCAACACCGAGAAGCAAGGGACAGGAGCAGCCACCTGCCCCTGTCTCGAGGGCTTCTACAGGGCACCCACCGACTCAGAGATGGACCCCTGCTCAGGTGAACCCCTGTCTAGAAATATTGCATTTTAAGGCACATAACTGTCACTATTTTATATAGCACATCACAGTCCCAAAAATGGTAgtgtaaaacataattaatcgGTGTTATTAAAACTGTATGAAATGGGTGTGGGCATGTATATTGATTATATTATATAGTTTCAGTATTACAAACTGCCTTTCTACCAGCAGTATTTGGACTGAACTCCAGGTGTGGAGTTGCACTTTGGTCTAACTTCTCGTAATTGTCTCTCTGGCCAGGCCTCCCCTCAGCACCACGGGACCTTGTGGCCAGTACCACCCAGTTGTCTGCCGGGAAGCTGCTGCTGTCCTGGAGCCCCCCCGAGgacactggggggcgctctgaCATCACCTACAGTGTGGAGTGCCAGCGCTGTGACGGGCTTGTGTGCCAGCCCTGTGGAGAGAAGATCCGCTATGATCCAGCCAGTACAGGGCTGACCGACACCCGCGTGTCTGTGAGCGAGCTGGACGCACACCTCAACTACACCTTCAGTGTGGAGGCTCATAGTGGTGTGTCTGTGTACGCACAGCAGCTGCCCTCCACCTCTGCCCTCACCACCTCCCTGCACTACACAGGTGTGTGACCACAATGACTGATGCTATTTGTGCAAGGCTATCTCTGTGCATCCAAATGagagcaggaagtgcgacaACTCCATTTTCTGTCTGCTCTGGCCTGGAAACTACAACAACTCACCAAACTGTACCATCATGATACATTCCCCACAATATTGTGAGATGGTGCTGCTGTGAGATTTACCACATTCCAGAGCACAATCTAAGATCTTTGTCAGTGTGAAAGTGATGCATTCTCCACAGTACAGCAGCTCAGGTTTTTAATGCTGGTTTATAATGACAGTGCTATCTCTCATAGTCCACATGTGCCTTCAAATAATTGAGctgtacttatacttatactatgtacttatacatatacacatacatatatgtatgtatgtcctATCTTATTCAGATATTCACTGTCTACAAATTTGTCATCTTTTCACACAgtacatatattttattctcAGAGCCTCCAAAGATCACCACGATGAGACTGGTTGAGAGGACGCCCACCAGCCTATCCCTGTCCTGGGCAGTGTCCCCCAAAGCACGAAGCCCACTGCGCGCCTTCCGCTACGAGCTCATGTACCGCAAGAATGTGAGAAACCTAACCTTCTGTATATTCTATATTCTGGAGCAGTCCACCAGCTCATCATAAACTGTGGTTCAGCTCAAACTGTTTTGGTCTAAACAGGCTGGTGGTGCTGTGTTACAGGATGCAAACTCTGATGTAACCACATACACAGTCCTGATCCTGGAGAAGGACTCGGTGCAGATCAGTGACCTGGCCCCAGGGACAGCCTACCTGTTCAGAGTGCAGGCAGTGGGGTCTGATGGCAGCCACGGCTCCAGCATGGAAGAGCAGTTTGAGACCTCTTCTGAAGGTATGCTTTGGGTTAGAGATGTTGTAGAAATTACTCAAATTCATGAATCATTCAACATATAACTTCAGTTATGGGAAAGCCCTTATAACATGCTCTTAAAAGCCAAATGCATATTCCTCTAATCTACAGACTCCAGTTGTTATTAGTCACCCAAACATCATGTGAAATATTGTCATGTATTATTACTTGTACATCTGTGTGAGCTGTCTgaccctctttcttctctgtcctcctcagtAGACTCCCTCACCACCAGTAACACCGCAGTCATCTTTGGTGCGGCACTGGGAGGAGCCGCCATGTTGTTCATCGTTGCTGTGGTGGTGTTCCTGCGCAGACGGTCAGTTACCCGCCACACCCGAGACACCCCCACTCTTACGTCTGTCTGTACCAGTGTAGACCACTTCCTGTCTCATTCTCCACAAGCTTCCTTTGTGGAGCTTTCCCACTCACCTCAGCTCCCCTTTGGCCCTGCCTTTATCTGCCAGTGTGTACCAGCGGCCGCTCCGGAGGGCTCAGTGCTGAATGGGGCATGTCATTACTCAGGGTTTATTCTGCAGCGCGCGTTGGGGAAGGAAGCGAGTGGGAGAGGGACATTGTGATGATAAGAAGCTGGCTCTCTCTGAAGCTCTTTGTAAAGATGACCCGTGTTCATAAAGTACAGCCGCAGCCTCTAATTCACTTCTGAAAACACACTTGTTTGAAAAAAGCAGCTTTCTTTAAataatgtggaggagcagctgtGGAATCCTGTACAGCGCCTGGTTTTACAAAGGTTTCTATGTGCTACAGATAACACTGCTAATGATATCTATACAATGCTGAGACTATAGCTTTCTTTTATGAAGGGAGGATATGAATGTGTAATTTTTGTGTTTGCTTACAGAAAGAGAGGCTCTCACGTGAGACAGGGACCGGAGGACACATACTTCTCTAGTCCAGGTACAACTTCTAATGAGCTTCAAGACAGAATATATCTAattgtctgtttacatctatttacatatatttatttttattttttatagtttaaagATTATCAagactcaagtagaagtaaaatgtattcatgtgtaagagtaaaaaagtatttgatggTGAAAAAAGTACTTTAGGATTAGCCTTAATGTAACCAGACCAAAAAATAATGCATCCAATAACGCACCGATTCTGGTACTTCCAAAGAAtatatttcagtgtattttatatgtatacataatttttttttttcttttcaaaacttGCTCTTCAAGTGAGTGCAGAATTAAACAGCTCATGAAGTTACTCAGAataatgtaactgagtaaatacaAGTCTTTTGGACACGACATACCAAGACATTTTACCATTGACCCAATGATCTTTAAGTGTCTGGAATTCCCTTGTAAATGAGCCTGGTGTGTTTTGCAGAACAACTGAAGCCACTGAAGACCTACGTGGACCCTCACACCTATGAAGACCCCAACACAGCCGTCATGAAGTTTGCCACAGAAATCCACCCCAACCACATTACCAAGCAGAAGGTGATCGGAGCTGGTGAGTGACATGCGGTGGTGACAGACCTCCCCAGTCCACTAGTTTGTGTTTAGATGGTGCGTTATAGCTTCATGGCTCGGGTGACAATGCTTACTTTAGTGCGATTAGTCCTCTGTCAGTCAGACCGTTCCCACACAACAAGTTATGACATATGTTTTGTAAGTCTTGGCATGCATGGATTACAAAGaaaggtgttttgttttttttcagaggaGGCGCTCGAACCCTCCTTTGCAGATCTCTTACAGGATCAGTTTAGTGAAGTGTGACCACCTTTAGCCTCTGAACCCACAGACACTCAGTAaggcccctcccctccctgtTTCCCACGGCCGCAAGCTGGGCTCATGTGACAGCTGATTCCCATGGCTACAGTGAGGGCCGCCACCCGCCCTCTGAACACCTCCAGGGCAGACACACGCGGCCTCACACGCCATGTTCTCAAATCTCTGTCAACAGACCTGAAATATGTACCACAAACAGGGCTTAGCATAGTTACATTTtacaaagaatgaaaaaaaaatacaaatgatttAACCAGAACATAGTAAGAATGTACATACAGTCAcatgatgtgtttttaaatggatttttctttattatgtTTGCATAACAGAACCAGAACCATTTATCTATACGTTATCATTTTATAGCATTGAAGTTTCTGAATGGATCTACTATAAGCACATTTGGATATATATATTGCATgaaattttaaattgtattttgagGATTTCAGGttgtaaaagtattgtttaaCGTGATTCATGTGTTCTATTTGGAGATGCATGTAAAGACAAGCACATTTTACAGCTCTCCCTATTAAGCTGAAACTGTACGATTGCCTTCCAGTTGTCATTTTGATTTCTTAATCTTTCTTAATACTTTAAAGGGACAATATCCTGAGCACTACCTAAAATAACATGACTGAACGCTCCACGGTGTAGAGAGTCACTGCTCGTCCACACAAATATCTGTTCCAACCAATtcaaacaaacatatttcttGATTATCaccaaaaaaacagatttgaccAGTCATTAACAATTATAATGACTTGGTATATATCTGTCAGattaaatgtcatattgtgatgCACGCAGGTGAGTTTGGTGAGGTGTACCGTGGAAACCTAAAGGTGCCCGGGAGGAAGGAGGTGGCCGTGGCTATAAAGACTCTCAAACCAGGCTACAGTGAGAAGCAGAGGCAGGACTTCCTGAGTGAGGCCTCCATCATGGGACAGTTCTCACACCAGAACATCATTCGTCTGGAGGGGGTGGTCACTAAATGTAAGTGCACTCCAAGTCTCACAACCTTTAACTGTTAATGAGATTCAGATGTTTGACCCTTGTCTGTTCTCTGTGCAGTCAAACATGCCATGATCGTCACAGAGTATATGGAGAATGGAGCTCTGGACCGCTTCCTCAGGGTATTACTATATTACTATAACAGCATTTAAACATTTGACCAACTTTTAGGTAGAACCGTTCTCACAATGCTAAAATTTTTAAAGGAATTGGCTCAATACTCGATACTCAAATtgtgtcctgttaatgtgattttttgcactatcgatacttgctcaaatgagtatatagtttcaatattagctttagcatcaaCAAGTATCTGATTTTACTTTGACAAACCTATTAGGTAGTCACATTCAAATTATCCTTTTGACTTGTGCAGGACCACGATGGAGAGTTCTCGTCATTTCAGCTGGTGGGCATGCTCCGTGGGATCGCTGCAGGGATGAAGTACCTGTCTGACATGAGTTACGTGCACAGGGACCTAGCAGCACGTAACATCCTGGTCAACAACACGATGGAGTGTAAGGTGTCCGACTTCGGCCTGTCCCGAGTGCTGGAGGATGACCCAGAAGGAACCTATACCACCAGCGTGAGTCTCAAAAATATCCTCttattttgatatatttattttggattGAAATATTTAGGTAGGTATTTTAATTAACACAAGCTTGATTGTTTCTATTTGCACACAGGGGGGCAAGATTCCCATCCGCTGGACAGCCCCAGAGGCCATCGCCTACAGGAAGTTTACTTCAGCCAGTGACGTGTGGAGCTTTGGGATCGTCATGTGGGAGGTGATGGCATTTGGAGAGAGGCCGTACTGGGACATGAGCAACCATGAGGTGAGAGCTACTTCAATGAACTGATTAATATCAGCTTTGCATGACAGGTACTTTTCTCCTACATGCTTTGGTGGAATTCCATTTGTTTTTCTAAAAGTATAGTGAACTGTAGATAGAGTATACAATTCAGCCCATTTTGGTTAAttgaaaattattaaaaaattataatctTTTAGTAGAATGATGTGTGCTCCTATGAAGTGTGAAAAAATATAGCTATGGAGTATGTTATATAATTATGATGGGTGTGCATGTAATGGTGCAAATGAGTTTGAGTTTGGCATGgcattcaaatgaaaaaaaaaattgaatcgTGGTTGTCAAATAATATGATTGAGGAATATGTTTAGGATGGCAGTGTCACTGCTGCCAAGATAGATCTATCaaattaaattcaaaatgtatattaaaatgttatgttttgtcattttgtaggTGATGAAAGCTATAAACGAGG harbors:
- the epha2b gene encoding ephrin type-A receptor 2 isoform X2, whose amino-acid sequence is MELFTGIGSLLFISLLINGIFITIQTNEEVLLDMRATGVDLGWLTWPLDQGDKPGWEVVQRTLNGSQFYTYSVCNVGEREQDNWLRTTFIQRRPSASRVFVELQFIVRDCNSFDGASLTCKETFNLFASEADADVGTTFRKGQFKKVATIAPDEITSKNELRINTETRVVENLSRKGFYLAFQDIGACVALLSVRVYYKTCPTTIKSLASFPETVAGGENQALREVIGECVDNAVSEEQPRIYCTVDGEWVVPVGQCQCKPGYEEVGNECKECPQGFFKPTASGDKCQPCPANTEKQGTGAATCPCLEGFYRAPTDSEMDPCSGLPSAPRDLVASTTQLSAGKLLLSWSPPEDTGGRSDITYSVECQRCDGLVCQPCGEKIRYDPASTGLTDTRVSVSELDAHLNYTFSVEAHSGVSVYAQQLPSTSALTTSLHYTEPPKITTMRLVERTPTSLSLSWAVSPKARSPLRAFRYELMYRKNDANSDVTTYTVLILEKDSVQISDLAPGTAYLFRVQAVGSDGSHGSSMEEQFETSSEDSLTTSNTAVIFGAALGGAAMLFIVAVVVFLRRRKRGSHVRQGPEDTYFSSPEQLKPLKTYVDPHTYEDPNTAVMKFATEIHPNHITKQKVIGAGEFGEVYRGNLKVPGRKEVAVAIKTLKPGYSEKQRQDFLSEASIMGQFSHQNIIRLEGVVTKFKHAMIVTEYMENGALDRFLRDHDGEFSSFQLVGMLRGIAAGMKYLSDMSYVHRDLAARNILVNNTMECKVSDFGLSRVLEDDPEGTYTTSGGKIPIRWTAPEAIAYRKFTSASDVWSFGIVMWEVMAFGERPYWDMSNHEVMKAINEAFRLPAPMDCPSAVYQLMLQCWLQDRSKRPKFGDIVPLLDKLLRSPDSLKTIADFDPRVSIRLPSTSGSDGSPFRSVPEWLESIKMSQYSENFNRAGVVTMDQVLQMKNEDIKNIGVRLPGHLKRIAYSILGLKDQTSTLSVFAV
- the epha2b gene encoding ephrin type-A receptor 2 isoform X1; amino-acid sequence: MELFTGIGSLLFISLLINGIFITIQTNEEVLLDMRATGVDLGWLTWPLDQGDKPGWEVVQRTLNGSQFYTYSVCNVGEREQDNWLRTTFIQRRPSASRVFVELQFIVRDCNSFDGASLTCKETFNLFASEADADVGTTFRKGQFKKVATIAPDEITSKNELRINTETRVVENLSRKGFYLAFQDIGACVALLSVRVYYKTCPTTIKSLASFPETVAGGENQALREVIGECVDNAVSEEQPRIYCTVDGEWVVPVGQCQCKPGYEEVGNECKECPQGFFKPTASGDKCQPCPANTEKQGTGAATCPCLEGFYRAPTDSEMDPCSGLPSAPRDLVASTTQLSAGKLLLSWSPPEDTGGRSDITYSVECQRCDGLVCQPCGEKIRYDPASTGLTDTRVSVSELDAHLNYTFSVEAHSGVSVYAQQLPSTSALTTSLHYTEPPKITTMRLVERTPTSLSLSWAVSPKARSPLRAFRYELMYRKNDANSDVTTYTVLILEKDSVQISDLAPGTAYLFRVQAVGSDGSHGSSMEEQFETSSEVDSLTTSNTAVIFGAALGGAAMLFIVAVVVFLRRRKRGSHVRQGPEDTYFSSPEQLKPLKTYVDPHTYEDPNTAVMKFATEIHPNHITKQKVIGAGEFGEVYRGNLKVPGRKEVAVAIKTLKPGYSEKQRQDFLSEASIMGQFSHQNIIRLEGVVTKFKHAMIVTEYMENGALDRFLRDHDGEFSSFQLVGMLRGIAAGMKYLSDMSYVHRDLAARNILVNNTMECKVSDFGLSRVLEDDPEGTYTTSGGKIPIRWTAPEAIAYRKFTSASDVWSFGIVMWEVMAFGERPYWDMSNHEVMKAINEAFRLPAPMDCPSAVYQLMLQCWLQDRSKRPKFGDIVPLLDKLLRSPDSLKTIADFDPRVSIRLPSTSGSDGSPFRSVPEWLESIKMSQYSENFNRAGVVTMDQVLQMKNEDIKNIGVRLPGHLKRIAYSILGLKDQTSTLSVFAV